The following are encoded together in the Ooceraea biroi isolate clonal line C1 chromosome 2, Obir_v5.4, whole genome shotgun sequence genome:
- the LOC105280086 gene encoding titin homolog isoform X2 has protein sequence MKNSSEKEEPDDKKGYIFFSDPNVIVKRAEASAIRAQIAQDSEIQQQSTNLQVSTLGIKSLENLLSYHPVQPYPFTFISAVKQKLALGDCTETGARAHDSNSPRKNNLASSVLRANSTQTLYQIVQKMDLVRPLKVPDLKISPKTLDFSGRENSKELPSTKSEIAAKEFALDRPDKASRTGERVQRKLDFSSSDASIINCESIEPLKAPNVSIAFNLNKKKEHVRDSSREKENRSKRMKKDESLGTKREESAQDQVKRSRSPRHVSRKDAIDTSNITRLPLSKNDRLPFHATKSNDSLSAKSKVKSFVTSTAKKDNDKKQKSLNAQSVELSRDNPLSKGRIPGNELSAFRPWKAVDKVTLKDNNSVGILSSNSENKSKDICHSRQRPEVEDSKYKSDLDNRQSKQDKSNTIHKEQAKRVSDKSKAANKVDGKLHSVNSEPSEDIGSVSESNSSKNRASAYPASSVQQTKSNDSETITESKENVNLTRSTKTSENFRYTEHSVTQSASTSIKKDEESYSQSIITTKETTANDDSNDADTVLPDALFDPRRISFRDAYSQEEFPNLITPEKMNLVLRSKRRRYLIQSSDSEVDARCPKYKSVVKQEKEQEEVQLMHPTALHMQFQAELHLYDSFNESLRQVMDVEKLLYDTNKREQESPQKEDVKDEELEEAAQVEEDRAAAVVNDEAVEKTAWNPFDYTKRDINEAWKSNDDAHFTRDHYIPNQENIDESSNNRAKPVKTLVKVAEVQTQTVNDMATQTDTLADKRNVQKDRFLEIRGNLYERSFPGENEVPQLSLDSAEQFEDLDQIEEISLPSKIRTMSEISLHETTSSIKTETGTEISISTRDVTCSFNKYLDLEIAELIKDENQRCNKIEMLFKSREKTLNDKTKKLVKLEEQKRALKDTGQDSRSVKKKQRALLLKLQQEKDEMYRLKQLYEITSQERKLMLQKQRDMFNPQMSTKNILTKLKRSADSQSPRRLSGPMKGYDIRSNSSMSSLIDSDKSQHDRSQVDTRLHASESDINSSKLDLLKADKFVSLEESNVSATRFDDLAEKSQKRYELKSRRYEDKMPRADILRQKQNQLEIESKRIHGHPMKIKRLLENQGPIEVSQPSRPELDASMPDYVKSESDTLVEELSKRSRTSQVAIPTVILSKEALASDLVAANNEAVEEEINTNVSDAISKTTKSSQVSEDLLQASTNKGSKKVDKSVTSDKDMPRKLQHSAELKTSSKRKSSKYQRTKSSSSTLMENILRSKSSSHMPEELIKHHDKRTRIENELLQLDNKESSLLGELDLDESENSLQALVRRSKAVKDKNSKLLSEIINESKENVSDQNKRLEIDENWPRNEQGTQNVSQISFAVSHHSSGESEKNFSKSIVVRSQERDFKTSKNLKQVLTAREAALTSRKNCVEEWMAWHTRLRAEEDRVTCMEKAAFKLIAASNVLSQQDTTVSSDTSDVEGRIELLTEKLAERRIEMARLKKEAKKQAKKQLRALEANLLNQIKRYDTTIHEMRKKLESKRAIKETDKLAIEPKSLADFKVPEIPLKRIQDIYKSSDLLRSRSEPDLLLTRSQLDLLKIATPITYDKHERDFTRKATKSADIKSTSATELKDTTDNRSAHTVFDEYTSEVYDNFRTTTSISSASNDPRSERYVSSTERQLDASTAVGMKQRNASLDAQTSLGTVRSELEAQTVSDARFEEHSTINTESADDKSITDNQTRTKTPVTQSEIQEMGNLRSIPSKSDYVTESAHIPTVATDSNILTYSKKLDFLQLNNKNLSEDISSIENDIKALSEIMSRLSNESNEKSKENKDEISTSRDISEIISKTIFSDKVTNTADEEKQTISSERESNLESRSRSSSESSRDKYISDRINNEISMIIPEEVPALSNLSTHEIDYEAKSKEIMNQIEKSIISEHVKMACDDYNAISVLENENEKLLSDMVSELDVKSISEILSKVSESRKSFDLATNSATQMVDSSKKDISEQSEILNETKLEREDQTNRMHLSKISKYSSVKSMHSPIIAGHRSKGSYETDLQGDPRSARSINSSETSRASSEDLKSSEHIPEELEIETSIVDDSKILTDFSKNIQATNNTINSIIASNVDQNRSISAGNISQDKDDWTTSDSFEVPQDEISTEERDTELESTKSHLDHTLYNFSEQNVSHVDDTIDRQAESNLAGVVDISVFIPKGESTNVDATFNNASSGSHVMKSNNELDDILDIIAKENQEAKISSNKSESIDDAISDSVAELLNKVEDILQNTGEGADDLKGILCDNVIDINDSRIELISDASMLNDKVQNEMNLEVMGESNMVSVNTCNDDNEANNCEGIIDVSQAIGETNEKPAIDISLHVEIEEDPREVVSEAQEIIITEVDSDSVEDHALSELEVDANVELVEEEESVSSGANQDKDYYATEENEDTAPVEVKECLEPILEQDSSDGEQLDNLVEVAESGLDTVEKLVPFQDSSESVIDEVISVQTEEAERETADDTAVKRSDEIAVIDTEIHNINKTFDILKDPEYEDISEESLEVSEILDKHDGSRAGTANKSTNLPDTYRATQKSEEVLRILDEISQKSTSDSTSNSQKDKKDTPSAQSVTEEISELLGVEVSAGDDGSSQSNRLTKDKTEEESYDGDESRARLLERIEAQKRSIETNDDAGLSEEKSTVPLRSDEHDAEDKPSQILYELRERVSQLQEQNGSSESSEAGDTPRGVSEIEMDSPRDFNDSRLDIDILDDDLLSGTKTTSQSVDVKSNFHSTSIVATSEKDIEAMIDKLKASLEQPGLEVAELEAKLLHIEQLQIELEIKKLEAEEVSYYVREIPNKPPPPYTPPGDGRLSTSLGSPSLVTAVIPSNVEELTSFTEKATALIYNAKLAGEDIASLEAPPEIYELTKDKNEIVKRDRRIYNTFLFDLCKETIVEVYQAEYEKPGPSWTKPNVKTKPTVKIPKTVEELIEYVSKEVATLFGFKTKLQRENMVMRWSRKRRDRVDELLAREAQAEEDEWTKFHHDELTVKNGLTVAILDTLVMETANVVKVAYDAKRRMMV, from the exons atgaagaaCAGCAGTGAGAAGGAAGAGCCTGATGATAAAAAAGGATACATCTTCTTCTCAGATCCAAATGTTATTGTTAAACGCGCCGAAGCTTCTGCTATT AGAGCACAGATCGCACAAGATTCCGAGATCCAACAGCAGTCAACCAACTTACAAGTTTCCACACTTGGCATTAAAAGCTTAGAAAATTTACTGTCTTATCATCCTGTACAGCCATATCCTTTCACATTTATCAGTGCAGTAAAGCAGAAGCTCGCTTTAGGAGATTGCACCGAGACTGGCGCAAGGGCACATGATTCAAATTCTCCACGAAAAAACAATTTGGCCTCTTCAGTATTAAGAGCGAATAGTACGCAGACTTTGTATCAAATTGTACAAAAGATGGATCTTGTCAGGCCACTGAAAGTACCAGACTTGAAAATTTCCCCGAAAACGTTGGATTTCTCTGGCAGGGAGAACTCCAAGGAGCTGCCTTCAACAAAATCTGAGATAGCTGCGAAGGAATTTGCACTCGATAGGCCCGATAAAGCGTCAAGAACTGGTGAAAGAGTACAGAGAAAATTAGACTTTTCCTCCTCGGATgcatcaattattaattgtgaAAGTATAGAGCCACTGAAAGCGCCGAATGTGTCCATAGCGTTTAATctgaataaaaagaaggagCATGTTAGAGACAGTTCCAGGGAGAAGGAAAACAGGTCTAAGAGGATGAAAAAGGATGAATCTCTGGGGACAAAGAGGGAGGAGTCTGCGCAGGACCAAGTAAAGCGTAGTCGAAGCCCAAGACACGTTTCCAGGAAGGATGCAATCGATACGAGTAACATAACGAGATTGCCATTATCAAAAAATGACAGATTACCGTTTCACgctacaaaaagtaatgattcCTTGTCGGCAAAATCGAAGGTAAAGAGTTTCGTGACGTCTACTGCGAAGAAAGATAACGACAAGAAACAGAAATCGCTTAACGCGCAGTCTGTGGAGTTATCGAGAGACAATCCTTTATCGAAAGGTCGGATACCCGGCAACGAGTTGTCGGCCTTTCGACCTTGGAAAGCGGTGGACAAGGTTACGCTGAAGGATAACAATAGCGTCGGCATTTTATCTAGCAATAGCGAAAATAAATCTAAAGACATTTGTCACTCGAGGCAAAGACCCGAGGTGGAAGACTCAAAATATAAGTCCGATTTAGATAATAGGCAGTCAAAGCAAGACAAATCAAACACTATTCATAAGGAGCAAGCGAAGAGGGTGTCTGACAAGAGTAAAGCTGCAAATAAAGTCGACGGGAAACTGCACAGCGTGAATTCGGAGCCGTCAGAGGACATCGGGTCCGTGTCTGAAAGTAACAGCTCGAAAAATCGTGCCAGTGCGTATCCCGCGAGTTCTGTACAGCAAACGAAGAGCAACGATTCTGAAACGATTACGGAAAGCAAGGAGAACGTTAACTTGACCAGGTCGACTAAAACTTCCGAGAATTTTAGATACACAGAACATTCCGTGACGCAGTCTGCAAGTACAAGCATCAAAAAAGACGAAGAATCGTATTCGCAAAGTATTATTACGACTAAGGAGACAACTGCTAATGATGATTCAAACGATGCCGATACAGTGCTGCCAGACGCGTTATTCGATCCCAGAAGGATCTCTTTCAGAGATGCCTATTCTCAAGAGGAATTTCCTAATTTAATCACGCCGGAAAAAATGAATCTTGTGCTGAGGTCTAAGCGAAGAAGATACTTGATACAGAGCAGCGATTCGGAAGTGGATGCGAGGTGCCCGAAATACAAATCGGTGGTAAAACAGGAGAAAGAGCAAGAAGAAGTGCAATTG ATGCACCCAACAGCTTTACATATGCAATTTCAGGCAGAACTGCATCTTTACGATTCTTTCAACGAGTCCCTCAGGCAAGTGATGGACGTCGAAAAGCTTCTGTACGATACGAATAAACGCGAGCAGGAGAGCCCGCAGAAAGAGGATGTGAAAGATGAAGAACTGGAGGAGGCCGCGCAAGTCGAGGAAGATCGTGCAGCTGCGGTAGTTAATGACGAAGCTGTTGAAAAAA CAGCATGGAATCCATTTGATTATACAAAAAGGGATATTAACGAGGCTTGGAAGTCAAACGATGATGCGCATTTTACCAGGGATCATTACATTCCGAATCAAGAAAACATTGACGAGTCGAGCAATAATCGGGCAAAGCCCGTTAAGACGCTGGTGAAAGTCGCAGAAGTACAAACTCAAACGGTGAATGATATGGCGACTCAAACGGATACACTTGCGGACAAACGAAACGTGCAGAAAGATCGATTTCTGGAAATCCGTGGAAATCTGTACGAGCGATCATTTCCGGGGGAGAACGAAGTTCCCCAGCTGTCGTTAGATTCGGCTGAACAGTTCGAGGATCTCGATCAAATAGAAGAGATATCGCTGCCCAGCAAAATAAGGACCATGTCGGAGATTAGTTTGCACGAGACTACCTCGTCGATTAAGACGGAAACTGGAACGGAAATCAGTATTTCGACTCGAGACGTAACATGCTCATTTAACAAGTATTTGGATCTAGAG aTAGCGGAACTCATAAAAGATGAGAATCAAAGATGTAACAAAATCGAGATGTTGTTCAAGTCTCGGGAAAAAACATTGAACGATAAAACTAAGAAGCTAGTGAAGCTGGAGGAACAGAAACGCGCATTGAAGGATACAGGACAAGATAGTCGATccgtaaaaaagaaacagagagcTTTACTTTTGAAATTGCAACAAGAGAAGGATGAAATGTACAG GTTGAAACAATTGTACGAAATTACGAGTCAGGAACGAAAGCTCATGTTGCAAAAGCAGAGGGACATGTTTAATCCACAAATGTCAACGAAGAATATCTTGACAAAGTTAAAAAGAAGTGCCGATAGTCAATCGCCGAGAAGATTATCGGGTCCCATGAAAGGTTACGATATCCGCAGCAACAGCTCCATGAGCTCGCTAATCGATTCGGATAAATCTCAGCACGATCGATCTCAAGTAGACACGCGTCTGCATGCATCCGAGAGCGACATAAACTCGTCCAAACTGGACCTGTTGAAGGCCGACAAATTTGTGAGTTTGGAAGAATCCAATGTATCCGCGACGAGGTTTGACGATCTGGCTGAAAAGTCACAGAAGAGGTACGAGCTGAAATCTCGAAGATACGAAGACAAAATGCCCCGAGCTGACATTCTGCGGCAAAAGCAAAACCAACTCGAGATAGAATCGAAACGCATCCACGGCCATCCCATGAAGATAAAACGATTATTAGAGAATCAGGGTCCGATCGAGGTGTCACAGCCATCGAGACCGGAATTGGACGCGTCGATGCCTGATTACGTGAAATCTGAATCCGACACGTTGGTGGAGGAATTGTCCAAGAGATCCAGGACATCTCAAGTAGCGATTCCTACCGTGATACTTTCAAAGGAGGCGTTAGCTTCCGATCTCGTGGCTGCCAACAACGAAGCTGTCGAAGAAGAGATAAACACGAACGTTTCGGATGCTATTTCGAAAACGACAAAATCGTCGCAGGTCTCTGAAGACCTACTGCAGGCGAGTACGAATAAAGGTTCTAAAAAAGTTGACAAATCCGTTACGAGCGATAAGGACATGCCTAGAAAATTGCAACACAGTGCCGAGTTGAAGACGAGCTCCAAGCGTAAAAGTTCCAAATACCAGAGAACGAAATCGTCCTCTAGCACATTGATGGAAAATATATTGCGGTCAAAATCAAGTTCTCACATGCCGGAAGAGCTTATTAAGCATCACGATAAGCGGACGAGGATAGAGAACGAATTGCTTCAGCTGGACaataaagaaagttcgctgtTGGGCGAATTGGACCTTGATGAAAGCGAAAATTCGCTCCAGGCACTTGTCCGGCGTTCAAAAGCTGTGAAGGATAAGAATTCGAAATTGTTgagtgaaataataaacgaGAGCAAGGAAAACGTATCCGATCAGAACAAGAGGCTCGAGATTGATGAAAACTGGCCAAGGAACGAGCAGGGCACTCAGAATGTATCTCAAATCAGTTTCGCCGTTTCTCACCACAGTTCcggagaaagcgagaaaaactTTTCGAAATCTATAGTCGTCAGATCGCAAGAGAGAGATTTCAAGACGTCTAAGAACCTTAAGCA AGTTTTAACCGCGCGCGAAGCTGCACTCACATCGCGGAAGAACTGCGTCGAGGAGTGGATGGCGTGGCACACAAGGTTAAGAGCGGAGGAGGATCGTGTCACTTGTATGGAGAAGGCGGCGTTTAAACTTATTGCAGCATCTAACGTCTTGTCTCAGCAAG ATACCACCGTCTCGTCGGATACGAGCGATGTTGAAGGCAGGATAGAGCTTCTCACTGAGAAATTAGCGGAACGACGCATCGAAATGGCGCGCCTGAAGAAAGAAGCGAAGAAGCAAGCGAAGAAGCAGTTACGCGCTCTGGAGGCAAACCTTTTGAATCAAATTAAG AGGTACGACACGACCATCCACGAGATGCGCAAGAAGCTGGAATCAAAGAGAGCCATCAAAGAAACTGATAAGCTAGCTATAGAGCCAAAGTCGTTGGCTGACTTCAAAGTACCTGAGATACCGCTTAAGAGAATACAAGACATCTACAAGAGCAGCGATTTACTGAGATCCAGATCAGAGCCCGATCTTCTGTTGACGAGGAGTCAGTTGGACCTGCTGAAGATTGCAACTCCCATAACGTACGACAAACACGAGAGAGACTTTACTAGAAAAGCTACAAAATCCGCGGACATCAAAAGTACAAGCGCTACGGAGTTAAAGGATACAACAGACAATCGTAGTGCCCACACCGTCTTCGACGAGTACACGTCGGAAGTGTATGATAATTTTCGAACGACGACTTCGATATCATCGGCTTCGAATGATCCGCGTTCGGAAAGGTATGTTTCCTCTACAGAAAGGCAGCTCGATGCCTCCACCGCCGTCGGGATGAAACAGAGAAACGCATCACTCGACGCTCAAACGAGTCTCGGTACGGTGAGGTCGGAATTGGAGGCGCAAACGGTATCGGATGCGAGATTTGAAGAGCACAGTACCATCAACACGGAATCGGCGGACGACAAATCGATCACAGATAATCAGACTCGAACAAAAACTCCGGTCACACAATCCGAGATTCAGGAGATGGGCAATTTAAGGTCTATTCCGAGTAAATCCGATTATGTCACGGAAAGCGCGCATATTCCGACAGTTGCGACAGATTCTAATATACTCACCTATTCGAAGAAATTAGATTTCTTGcagttaaataataagaaCCTGAGCGAAGACATCAGCTCCATCGAAAACGACATCAAAGCGCTATCAGAAATAATGTCACGCTTGAGTAATGAGTCGAATGAAAAgtctaaagaaaataaagacgAAATAAGTACGTCACGAGATATATCAGAGATAATATCTAAAACAATTTTCAGTGACAAGGTCACTAATACCGCGGATGAAGAAAAACAAACAATATCAtccgagagagaaagtaaCCTGGAATCGAGATCAAGATCATCCAGTGAATCGAGCCGTGATAAATACATATCAGACAGAATAAATAATGAGATATCGATGATAATCCCGGAAGAAGTGCCTGCTCTCTCGAATTTGTCGACTCATGAGATTGATTATGAAGCAAAAAGCAAAGAGATCATGAATCAAATAGAGAAATCCATAATATCAGAACACGTTAAAATGGCATGTGATGATTATAACGCAATTTCAGTGTTGGAAAatgaaaacgaaaaattgttaAGCGACATGGTCTCGGAGCTCGACGTAAAATCCATTTCCGAGATTCTTTCCAAAGTATCGGAAAGCAGAAAGAGTTTCGATCTTGCAACGAATTCCGCAACACAAATGGTCGATAGCTCAAAGAAAGATATAAGCGAACAGAGcgaaattttaaatgaaacaaaGTTAGAGAGGGAAGATCAAACGAATAGAATGCATTTgtcaaaaatttcaaaatattctagCGTTAAATCAATGCATTCTCCCATCATCGCTGGTCACCGTTCAAAGGGAAGCTACGAAACAGATTTGCAAGGCGATCCGCGGAGTGCACGTAGCATAAATTCAAGCGAAACTTCACGCGCTAGCAGTGAAGATTTAAAATCGTCTGAACATATTCCCGAGGAGTTAGAAATCGAAACTAGCATCGTTGATGATTCAAAGATATTGACTGACTTCAGTAAAAATATTCAGGCAACGAATAATAccataaattcaataatcgcATCTAATGTCGATCAGAATCGTTCGATCAGCGCAGGAAATATCTCTCAGGACAAGGACGATTGGACAACGTCCGATTCATTCGAAGTCCCGCAAGATGAAATCAGTACTGAAGAGCGAGATACAGAATTGGAGAGTACGAAATCGCACCTGGATCATAccttatataatttctcagAACAAAACGTATCGCACGTCGATGATACAATCGATCGACAAGCTGAAAGCAATTTAGCAGGTGTCGTAGATATATCTGTATTTATTCCAAAAGGAGAATCCACTAACGTTGATGCAACGTTTAATAACGCATCATCCGGATCTCACGTGATGAAAAGCAACAACGAACTCGATGACATATTGGATATAATTGCTAAAGAAAATCAAGAAGCGAAAATATCTAGCAACAAAAGTGAAAGCATTGATGATGCGATTTCCGATTCCGTGGCCGAGTTGCTGAATAAAGTCGAGGATATTCTGCAAAATACAGGGGAAGGCGCGGATGATCTTAAGGGAATCTTATGTGATAATGTTATAGATATTAATGATAGtcgaattgaattaatttcggaTGCCTCGATGTTAAATGACAAAGTGCAAAATGAAATGAATTTGGAAGTTATGGGTGAGAGCAACATGGTCTCTGTGAATACCTGTAATGACGACAATGAAGCTAATAATTGCGAGGGAATAATAGATGTGTCACAAGCGATCGGTGAAACCAATGAGAAACCTGCCATAGACATAAGCTTGCACGTGGAAATCGAAGAGGATCCACGCGAAGTAGTATCAGAGGCacaagaaattataataactgaaGTGGATTCGGATAGCgtagaagatcatgctttatCGGAACTCGAAGTTGACGCTAACGTTGAATTAGTTGAAGAGGAGGAGTCCGTCTCAAGTGGCGCGAATCAAGACAAGGATTATTACGCTACAGAAGAAAACGAAGATACTGCACCCGTGgaagtaaaagaatgtttgGAACCGATCTTGGAACAGGACAGTTCGGATGGCGAGCAACTGGACAATTTAGTGGAAGTTGCCGAAAGTGGGTTGGATACCGTAGAAAAACTCGTACCATTTCAAGATTCTTCTGAATCGGTAATCGACGAGGTGATCTCTGTGCAGACAGAAGAAGCTGAGAGAGAAACTGCGGATGATACTGCAGTTAAAAGAAGCGACGAAATTGCGGTGATAGATACAGAAATTCACAACATCAACAAGACTTTCGACATACTAAAGGATCCAGAGTACGAAGACATTTCCGAGGAGAGTCTTGAGGTATCCGAAATCTTGGATAAACACGACGGTTCGAGAGCTGGCACCGCAAATAAATCCACCAACTTACCGGACACGTATCGAGCTACACAAAAATCAGAGGAGGTGCTGAGGATACTGGACGAAATTTCGCAGAAGTCAACATCCGACTCCACGAGCAACTCGCAGAAGGACAAGAAAGATACACCAAGCGCGCAGAGCGTTACGGAGGAGATCAGCGAACTTCTGGGTGTGGAAGTCTCCGCGGGAGACGATGGTTCATCACAATCGAATAGGCTAACGAAAGACAAGACAGAGGAAGAATCTTACGACGGTGACGAATCACGGGCTCGACTCTTGGAAAGAATAGAAGCGCAGAAGCGATCAATAGAGACGAACGATGATGCGGGCTTGTCCGAAGAGAAAAGCACGGTTCCTTTGCGATCAGACGAGCACGATGCGGAGGATAAACCGTCTCAAATCCTGTATGAGCTACGCGAGAGAGTATCGCAGCTGCAGGAGCAGAATGGCTCGTCCGAATCTAGTGAAGCCGGTGATACCCCGAGGGGTGTATCAGAGATCGAGATGGACTCGCCGAGGGATTTCAATGACTCCAGACTGGACATTGATATTCTGGACGATGATCTGTTGAGCGGTACTAAAACGACGAGTCAGAGCGTCGACGTGAAGAGCAATTTCCACTCCACGTCTATCGTTGCTACCTCCGAGAAGGACATCGAGGCGATGATCGATAAGCTAAAAG CCTCGCTGGAGCAACCCGGTTTGGAAGTCGCCGAGCTAGAAGCTAAGTTGCTCCACATCGAACAGCTCCAAATCGAATTGGAG ATCAAAAAGTTGGAAGCAGAGGAGGTGTCTTACTACGTTCGGGAGATCCCGAACAAACCACCGCCTCCGTACACTCCACCTGGTGACGGCAGGTTGTCGACTTCACTTGGTTCGCCGTCGCTCGTGACAGCTGTGATTCCATCGAACGTCGAGGAGCTGACGTCGTTCACCGAGAAGGCCACGGCTCTGATATACAATGCTAAACTGGCCGGCGAGGACATTGCGAGTTTAGAGGCGCCTCCAGAGATCTACGAATTGACCAAAGACAAGAACGAGATCGTGAAAAGGGACAGGCGGATCTACAACACCTTCCTGTTCGATCTCTGCAAGGAAACCATCGTGGAGGTGTATCAGGCGGAATACGAAAAGCCCGGTCCAAGTTGGACGAAGCCAAACGTGAAGACAAAGCCTACGGTGAAGATACCGAAGACCGTGGAAGAGCTCATCGAATACGTCAGCAAGGAGGTAGCCACCTTGTTCGGGTTCAAGACGAAATTGCAGCGGGAAAACATGGTGATGCGCTGGAGCAGAAAGCGCAGGGACAGGGTCGACGAGCTACTGGCGAGGGAGGCGCAAGCCGAAGAGGACGAGTGGACCAAGTTCCATCACGACGAGCTGACGGTAAAGAACGGACTCACGGTAGCTATACTGGATACCCTCGTGATGGAAACGGCGAACGTCGTAAAAGTAGCGTACGATGCGAAGAGGCGGATGATGGTGTAG